The Hymenobacter sp. DG25A nucleotide sequence GAGGGCCTTTTCGGCCGAAGCTGGTGGCTTCATCCATTTCATAAAGCAGTTACTTGCCAGGAGTTATGCTGTTTCCGGCGTGCTCTACGGTTTATCCTCACTTTCAGCCTGTATCTTGCCGGGCCTGCCCGGCCGCCACGGGCTCTGGCCGGTTTTCATTATGTCTGCTTCTGCTTTGCCTCTGCCTGAAACTACGTTGCCACCCCTGCTTGCTCCGCGTACCTGGCTGCGCGTGCTGATGATGTTGCTCCTGTTATCAGTAGTTATCACGGCATTTTCCTGTACCCAGTGTTGGGGAGACTGGGAGCGGCTGCTGATTACCTTCATCATCACCTTTGCCTACAGTACCGGGTTGTGGCTCACTAATGGCTTTGCCGTAGATTGGCTGAACCGCTATGCCAGCTGGAAAGAAAGCCTGACCAGGCGGCTGGTGCTCACGTTGCTGGTATCGTTAGGGGGCTCGTTGCTGGTTATTGTGGCCATTAACGCGGCGTGGCGGATAATTCTGATGGACGCTACCCTGGCCTCCCTGGTATCAAAGCCAGAATGGAGTGGGTACGCTTTCCCTTTGCTGATTACCGTTATCTGCTCGCTGATCATGCACAGCCGCTCCTTTTTGCTGAGCTGGCGCGAAGCCCTGGTGCGCAACGAGCGGCTGCAGAAGGAAATGGCCCAGGCTGAAGCCGAAACCCTGCGCCAGCAGCTGGACCCGCACTTTCTCTTTAACTCCCTGAACGCCCTTACCTCCCTGGTGGAAGAGCAGCCGCAGCTGGCCGTGCGGTTTATCCGGCAGCTCTCGCAGGTGTACCGCTACGTGCTGGCTGCCCGCGGGCGGGAGGTGGTTTCGCTGCGCGATGAGCTGGAATTTGCCAAGTCCTTTCTGTTTCTGCAGCGCATCCGCTACGGCGAGGCCCTGCAGGTAACGCTGCCCCCGCTGAGCAGCATTTCGCCCCAGGCCGTGGTGCCACCGCTCAGCCTGCAGCTGCTCCTGGAAAATGCGCTGAAGCACAACGTGGCCACTTCCAGCCAGCCTCTGCAGGTGGCTATTGAGCTGGATGAAGCCGGGCGGCACCTGCGCGTACGAAACTCCCTGCGCCCGCGCCGGGTAGCGCCAGGGGAGTGTGCGGGCATCGGCCTGCCCAATCTCACGGGCCGCTACCGCCACCTCACTACAGAGCCCGTGCAGATAGTCCGCAGCGACACCGAATTTGTGGTCACCTTACCCGTGCTGGAACTCACTACGGCCTGATTTCTACCCCATGAATGCTTTCATCATTGAAGATGAGCCCCTGGCAGCCCGCCGCCTCACCGACCTGCTGCGCCGTCAGGAGCAACCCGTAAACGTGCTGGCCACAGCCGATACCGTAGAGGCCGCCGTGGTGCTGCTGGAAACCGCCTCCACGCCGCCCGATGTGCTGTTTCTGGACATTCACCTGGCTGATGGCCTGAGCTTCGAGCTGTTTGAAAAAACGCCGGTGCGCTGCCCGGTCATCTTCACCACCGCCTATGATCAGTACGCCCTGCGGGCCTTCAAGGTGAACAGCATTGACTACCTGCTCAAGCCTATTGATGCCGAAGAACTGGGCGCCGCCCTGCAAAAGCTGCGCAGCCTGCGCGGGGCCTCATCCGCAGCTGCTCCGGCTCCCGTCTTCGATGCGGCCTTGCTTACGCAGGTACTACAGCAGCTGCAGCCCCAACAGCAGCAGTACAAAAAGCAGTTTGTAGTGAAGGTGGGCGAGCATCTGAAGGTGATTCCCGTGGAGCAGATCAGCTACTTCTTCAGCCAGGAAAAAGCCACCTTCCTGCAAACCCGCGAAAGCCGCCGCTTTGTGCTGGACCAAACCCTGGAGCAGCTGGAAAAGCTGCTGGACCCCCGCCAGTTTTTCCGCCTGAACCGGGCGTATTTCGTGCAGCACGATGCCATTCAGGACATCATTCATTACACCAATAGCCGCCTGAAAACCACCCTGAAGCCCGCCAGCCCCGAGGGCGACGTGCTGGTAAGCCGGGAGCGGGTACCCGCGTTCCGGGCCTGGCTGGAGCGGTAGCGCCCGGGCGCCCACCTAGCCGAGCCCGTCCAGCTCCCGCTGAAATGCTTCCAGAAACAGGCCTACGTGGTAGCCATCGGCCAAGCCGTGGTGTACGTTTACGGCTACGGGCATGAGCAGCTTCTCGCACTCGCGGCGGTAGCGGCCTACGGATATTTTCGGGACGCTGTCGGGGTAGGCAAAGTGGCGGGCGTGGGTGAGGCCGGTGAAGGCAATCCAGGGAATGGCCGAGAAGTGAATGACATCGGGCCGGGCGGCGGAGTCGCTCAGCCGCAGGCCGGTTGAATCGGCCACCGCTTCCATTTCCTGCCGCAGACCCCCGGTAAATGCGGCCAAGGACTCGGCGTAGGGTACAAAGGAAAAGGCGAAGGTGTTGTCGGCGCGGGTGAGGGTGGCGGAAACGTGAATCTGGTCATACAGATACACTTGGCCCTCTTCTATGCGGTAGCGCATAGCTTCTACCTGGTTCACTGCTTTGAGGGCAGCGTGCAGGTAGTGCTGAAAAAACGACTCGCCGGCGGCCTTGGCGCGCTGGTAGGCGCGGGCCCCATCTACCTCGGCCACCACCCCAAAAAAGGGCTCATTGAAGGCGGAGAAAAAGGCGAAATGCTCGCGGCGGTTCCAGGTAGAAAGATCAATCGGCTGCTTCATGGGCGGCAAGTTCGGTAACTTTGCGGGCCTTTTCTGCCCGTTCAGCTGCCAAAATGCAGCCGGCCGGGCCACTTTATCTGCTTTCCGTATGCCTGCTCCCGTGCTTATTGCCTTTGATGCCGATGACACCCTGTGGCCCAATCAGCCGCACTTCGACTACGCCGAGGCGCAGCTCTACACGCTGCTCACGCACTACGCCGATGCCGGTACGCTGGGCCGCCATTTCTACGAGGTGCAGCGCCAGAACATGCACCTGTTCGGCTACGGCGCCAAGTCGTTTATGCTGTCCATGATTGAAACCATCATTCAGCTGACCGAAGGGGCCGTAACCGGCACGGAAATCCACCATATTCTAACCGAAGGCAAACGCCTGCTCGACTTCCCCATTGAGCTGCTGCCTGGCGTGCCGGAAGTGCTGAACACCCTGCGCCAGCGCGGCCAGCGCCTGATGCTGCTCACCAAAGGCGACCTGTTCGACCAGGAAAGCAAGCTGGCCCGCTCCGGCCTCGGCGACTACTTCGACCACGTGGAGATTGTAAGTGAAAAGAACGAGGCTACCTACCAGCGCATCCTCAGCCGCTACCAGGTGCTGCCGGAGAATTTCATCATGATTGGCAACTCCCTGAAGTCGGACATTCTGCCGGTGGCGCGCCTGGGTGCCCGCGCTGTACACGTGCCCTACCATACCACCTGGGCCATGGAAGAAGTGCCCGCCGAGGAGCTGGCCGGCATACCATTCCATCGGATTACAGCCTTATCAGAAGTACTGCAGCTGTTGAAATAAGAAAACAACGGTCATGTCGAGCGTAGTCGAGACATCTCGCGTGCTGACGTTGCAGTGGTATACTACACTAGCGAGATGCTTCGACTGCGCTCAGCATGACAATTACTATTGTAATGTCAGCACGCGATAGTCTTTGGGTTCGCCTCTGCATGAGAGCGTTTCAATTTTAATGCTTCCCTTTACTCACCCTCCAGCCAGCTTTTCACGGCCCCGGCTTTTTCGCGGCTTACCAGTACCTCATCAGCTGGGGCGGGATGTAGATCCAGCTTTAGCTTGCCGTTAAAATGAGGGTGCAGGCGCTGCACGGCTGGCAACTGGGCAATAAACTGGCGGTTGAGGCGGAAGAACTGGTGAGCATCCAGCACCTGCTCCAGCTGCTCCAGGGTGTAGTCTATCAGGTAGCGCTGGCCGCTGCGGGTTACCAGCGTCACGGTTTCGTGGCGGCTCTGAAACCAGGCAATATCGGTGGTATGAATGGGCAACAGCTGCTCGCCCTGGCGCACCAGAAAACGGGTTTTGGGCGCCGGGCTGCTGGCTGAGGTATTCAAGAGCGGCTGCAATTGCTGGGCTACCTCCGAGGCGGCCGGGCGGTGCCACTGCCGCAGCTTTTGCAGGGCCGCCTGCAACTCCGTCAGCTTAATGGGTTTCAGCAGATAGTCTACGCTGTGGGTTTTAAACGCCTGCAGGGCATACTGATCATAGGCGGTGGTGAAGATAACCGGGCTGGAAACCACCAGCTGATCAAACACATCCAGACTGATGCCATCGGCCAAATGAATGTCGGCCAGAATCAGGTCGGGGGCGGGGTGGGTTTGCAGCCACTCCACGGCGCCGGTTACGGTATCCAGCTGGGCTACTATCTGCGCCTCGGGCGCGGCCTGACTAAGCAGGCGCTGCAGCCGCTCAGCGGCGGGGTATTCATCTTCGAGTATTAAAACGCGCATAGATTTCAGGCTGTGCCCGCCAGGGAATGAGCGTTAGCGGTGGCCGGGAGGAGCGGCAAATGAACGGTGAAGTCGGTGGCCGTATCCAGCACCTGCACGGGTAGCTGCGGAGCCAGCAGGGCATACCTTTCCCGGATGTTGCGCAGCCCCATGCCGGTGCCCGGGGCCAGGGTAGTGCGGGGGCGGCGGACGTTGTGCACCACCAGCCAGCCATCGTGCGCCGATACTTCTACCTGGAGGGGATACTGGCGGGAAGCTTCGTTGTGCTTGAGCGCATTTTCCAGCAGGAGCTGCACGCTGAGCGGGGCTACGTGCTGGTCCAGCAGCGTGGGTGGTACCTGTATTTCAACCTGCAGATTATCGCGCAGACGGGCTTTTTGCAGCGCTACGTAAGCTTCCACAAACGCCAGTTCGTCTCGCAGGGGCACGGTGCTTTGTTCCCGGCTCAGCAGCACGTAGCGGTATACATCGGCCAGCTGCTCCACAAACTGCTGGGCCGGCTCATTCTCGGGCTCAATAAAAGCCGAGAGAGTATTGAGGGAGTTGAAGAGGAAGTGCGGATCCAGCTGCTGCTGCAGGGCTTCCAGCTGGGCCCGCTGACTGGCACTTTGCAGCTGCTCGGCGCGGCGCACGTTTTCCTCCCATTGCCGGAAAAAATTCCAGCTTTCGTAAATCAGCTGCACCACCACCGTCGGTACCATATTCAGCCCGAATTCAAAGAAAAAAGTGGGAATGCTGAGCTGCCCGCCATGGCTGTGGGCTTCAATGGAGCCCAAAACCAGCGTAACGACGGCCGTAATCAGGGTGTTGATAATGGCCAGCAGCCACAGCCGCTTCCTCGTTTGCTCCACCCGCGGATAGCGCCTGAACAAGTACCGCCACAAAGCCCGCCCGGTCAGCCAGAAGCAGGCCGTAAAGCCCATCGATATCGGCCAGGCTATCAGAAACTGCGTCAGGGAAGAAATGTGCAGCAGGCCTCTTGGTAGCATGACCAGGATCGAGAGAATGGGGATTCCCAGGAGCAGAAAGCGGCGGTCATTCATACCGGCAAATGTAGAAGAATATGGGAGCTGGCGTGGTGGCGGCAAGGTGCTGTTTTTGTCAGATAAAGTTGCCCGTCATGCAGAAGCAAAGCCGAAGCATCTCGCTAGTGTGGTATACCACCACAACATCAGCACGCGAGATGCTTCGGCTTCGCCTCTGCATGACGTTCCTTTACCCAAAACATCCATGTGTTATTAACGGCGGGGCAGCTTGCGCACAAACCCCTGTACAGCCTGGTTAAACTCTTTGGGGTTGTCCAGGAACGGCATGTGCTTGCCCGGTAGTACCACTACGCGCTGCTGCGGGAACCGGAAGGACTTATAGTGCTCAGGGCCGGTCATGTAATCCTGCTGGCCGGTGAGCACCAGTACAGGCATGGTAAGTGAAGCCGTAGCCGGGGTGAAGTCCTGCACGTAGCGGCCGGGAGCCTTGAACATATTGGCGGCGAAGTCGTGGTTGCTAGTCTGGTCTTTCATCACGCGGTTCACGCGGGCAGCGGTGGAATCGGAGGCGTACTGCAGCTGGTTGTATAGCTTTTGCTGCTGCAGCATGGCCAACACCATGAAGTAGCGCTGGGGTAGGGGCGCGGCGGCATCCAGCGGCGGACGAGTAGCAGCAGGCAACAGGTTGTAGCCGTAGGAGGTGGTGCTTTCCATGGCGGCTGGCAGGTTCAGAATGCTGTTCACCAGAATAAGCGCCTGCACGTGTTGGGGATACTTCTGAGCGTAAGCCGTGGCAATAATGCCGCCGAAGGAATGCGCCATTACTACCCATTTTTCCAGGTGCAGCTGCTGGCGTATTTCTTCCAGATCCTCTACCTGCCGCTCCAGGGAATAGTTGAGCTTAGCGTCGCTGGCCGAGCGGCCACTACCGCGCTGGTCCACATAAATCATTTGGAGCTTTTCTTCCAGGGGCTGGCCGGCCAGCTTCTCAAACCCGTAGCTGCCGGCCCCGGGGCCGCCGTGCACAAATACGCATGGCGTGCCTTTACCCGCTACCCGCACATACAGCGCCACCCCATCAGAAGTAGTAACCGGCGTTGTGCCATTGGTTAGCGCGCTGGCCTGCAATTGCAGCGGCTGGCTGAGCAGGAACATCAAACCAAACAAAACCAGGGCGGAGCGGAAGAGAGAGTTCATAAAGGAGGAAAGTGAGAGTACAAGAATGGACACTAGAAGACGTTTAGCGAAGCGCAATAAAGGGCTGACCGTGGAGGGCCTGCACAAAAAGGAAGGCTACCAGCCCGGCGTAGCAGGCCGCCCCCAGCCAGGTAAGCAGCACGGCGCGCCGGGGTAGGCGCCGGGCCAGCCACCAGCCCAGTAGGGGCACCACTTGCAGGGCATGCAGGCCCAGGAAATGGGCCAGGCGTAAGTCGCCGGCGCGGGTGCTCCAGCCCAGGCCCGGCAGGCCGGGGCCGCCATCGGGGGCACCTACGGTGTGCTGGTTCAGGTGAATCATCATCCCGCCCAGTACACTGCCAATGAGAAACAACAGCAACCCCAGGCGCACGCCCCACACATAGCCGGCCGCGCCATAGGGGCGGTAGCGCCACACCAGCCACACTGCCGCTACCGTGGCCAGCGTGTTTACCGTAATCATGATGCCCATCACGCTGAACAGCATACCGTCGAAGGCGGTGGCGGCGTTGAAATGGGAGGAGGTGCCGCGGGCGGCCTGAAGGTAGATGCAGCCAATTTCGGCCACCATGCTCAGGGCCACCGCCCAGCTAATGCGGCGCACGGCCCGTTGGGCCGGAGCCGGTAAATCGGCCAGCAGCCAGCCCAGCGTCCATACATAGACAATAACCGACAGGCAGAATTTGATGGGCTTTACCCAAACCGGCAGGCCCGTTACCGTGCGGCTATCAAACGGCAGGAGCACCACGGCCAGCAGCAGCAATGCCACGTTCATCCAGCCAACCCAGGACAGCACCGGGTTTACCTGGTGCAATACCCGCAACCCCTGGCGTACCCGGCCAGGAATGGATGAGGTATTTACCGGCGAGGCAGAAAAGGAAACTGTAGTCATAGCCGTAAGCAGTTAGGGGCAGTTGAATGAGTCAAAACTAGCCTGCCAACTGACCCGGCAATAGTGGAAAAAGGGTGAACCGCCCGCCAGCCCGGGCGAACCGTAAGCGCCGGCCGGCGAAGTGTATTGCGGGCCGGCATACAGCAGCCCGGGTTGGCTGCTTACCTTTGTGGCGTTATGAAGGAAGTATGGTGCAGTCTGCTATTGATGCTGTGGGCCGTGGCCGCGCAGGCCGGCCCCGGGGCCGATAGCAGCCGAGTGCGGCAGGCCCACCGGCGCCTGGTGTTTCAGTTCGACCAGCGCTTTTCCCTGCTCAACCAGAAAGTAGTGGGCATCAATGGCCTGAAGCTGGGCGTGGAATGGCGCGGCCGGCTGCGCACCGGCCTGGGCTTTTACATGCTCAGCGGCGGCGTGCCCACCCGCGCCCCGCTGCCGCCCACCATGCCCGCCGGCACCCGCGACGAGCTGCGTTTCCGCTACGGCGTGGCCTACGCCGAATACGTGCTCATCGGCACGCCGCGCTGGGAGCTTAGCACGCCCACCCAGCTGGGCGTGGGCCGCTACTACGCCCGCTACCAGCAGCCCGATGGGCAGGTAACACGCACTCCCAAACGTAATATTTTCATTGTAGAGCCCTCCGTGGCCGGGCATGTGCGCGTGTTCCGTTGGGTAGGATTGGGCGCAGGTGTCGGCTACCGCCAAATGATGTTCATTGATGATGAGCTGGAAAACGAATTGAGCGGCCTCATCTTCTTCGGCCGCGCCAAGCTCTTCCTCGGCGACTTCTACAAAATTGTGCGCGGCCGCCAGCCATTATTCACTCAGGAAGGATTGAAGCGGAAGAGGAATTGAAAATCCAGGGATTTCGAGAAATAAAAAAGCCCGCCGCTCTTATGAGCAGCGGGCTTTTTTATTAAGAGTTATAGTACGTCATGTCGAGCGTAGTCGAGACATCTCGCTAGTGTGGTATACCCTAGCAACGAAGCAGTAGAGATGCTTCGACAGGCTCAGCATGACAATACTACCACAACATCAACCCGTCATGTCTCGACTACGCTCGACATGACGGGCTGAAGGTAAAGTCCTACTCCTTAATTCCCACGTGCCGGGCGGCGCAAGACAAACAGCGTGCGGATCGGCTCTTTGTTCACTTTCGGCTGCTGATACATCTGCACCACTTCCCAGCCCAGCTTGCCCATATAGGTAAGGGCACTGACGTGGGTGGCAAACACCTGCAGCTTGCCGGCCTCGCGCTGGGAAAGGGTGCCGCCGCCCAGCTTCTCAAAACCATAGCCGAAATCCACGTAAATGTCGCCGGCTTTGTCGTCGGTGGTGGAGAAGAGGTTGTCGGTGGTGAGCATTTCGCAATACTCGTAGCGGCCGGCAGTTTGTGCAGTGGCGCGCAGAGTGCCCAGGGCCAGCACCAGCGCAGTCAGGATGAGTAGTTTTTTCATGGAAGGCAACATGGAGAGTTTCGGAATAAAAAAAGGCCGGCTGGTGATTCCAGCCGGCCTTTTTCAGGGTTAGTTATGCAGTGGCAGGAAGGAATACTTGCGGCCGTACTCCAGCATCTGCTGGGCAAAGTCCGTGGGGTATTCCACCTTCACATCTACCATTTTGCCTTCCTGCATCACAGGCACCAGCTTGGGCTGGATAAAGCCGGCGTAAGGGGCAATGTTCAGCTTGGAGTAGCGGGCCAGCACTTCCTTATGCAGGGTGGGGTCTACCTTCACGCCGTAGGTTTCAATCAGGTTTTTGGCGGCGGCGTAGTCGCCTTCGCTGGTGAGGCGCTGGGTTTCGCGCAGCAGCTGGCCGAACAGGGTGCGCAGCTTGGCGTAGTCGTTGATGTGCACGAAGGTTTTGCCGTCGCGCGTCACCATCTCTACCACCTTGTCTTTCTTGCCTTTTTCAAACACCCATTTGGCCACCATCTGGCGGTTGCGCATGTGCGATTCTTCTACGGTTTCGCCGGGGGTGAGGCGCACCAGCTGGGTCATCAGGCCATTGCGCATGTAGTTATCGTACTCGGCCTTGCCTACTTCCAGGCTTGGCATCACGCCCAGCTGCACCAGCTTTTCGTCGAGCAGGTAATACAGGGCTACCAGATCAGCGCGGCCTTCCTCAATGGCGGAGGCGTAGCTTTTCAGCGTTTCCTTGGTGGTGCCCACGCCGGGGTTAATCTGGCCCGATGCGTGGCCGATTACCTCGTGCATATCGGTGTGCAGCTTGCCGGCCAGGGAGCCATACTGACGGGCCCGGTTTTTCTCGGCTTCATCATAGGCAAACTCATCCAGCATGCCGCCCGCGTTGGCACGGTCGTAGGCATCTACAATATTGCCCAGGCTCACGGATTTAGAGCCATGCTCCTTGCGTATCCAGGTGGCGTTGGGCAGGTTAATGCCGATGGGCGTGGCCGGGGCCGCGTCGCCGGCTTCCACCACAGTAGTAATCACCTTGGCCGTGATGCCCACCACGTTTTTCTTCTTGTTTTCGGGCTTGATAGGGGAGTTGTTCTCGAACCACTGGGCCTCATCGCCAATAGCCTTGATGCGCTTGGTAGCCTCCAGGTCCTTAAACGACACCACCGACTCATAGGAAGCGCGGTAGCCCAGCGGGTCGCCGTACACTTCAATAAAGCCATTCACCACATCGGTTTCCGACTGGGTATCATGTACCCAGGCAATGTTGTAGGCATCCCACAGCTTCAGGTCGCCGGTGCTGTAGAACTGGATGAGCTTGGTGAGGGCGGCGCGCTGCTCAGGCGTTTCGGCCACGTCCAGCGCCTTATTCAGCCAGTAGGCTACCTGCGTGAGAGCCGGGCCGTACATGCCGCCTACTTTCCACGGCACCTCCACAATGTTGCCGCGCTTGTCTTTCATCAGCTTCGAATTGAGGCCGTAGGAAATGGGGCGGGTATCTTTTTTGTTGATTTTCTTGGCGTAATAAGCCTCTACTTCGGCCTGGGTTACGCCTTCGTAGAAGTTGTTGGCCGAGGTGGCTACCAGATCCTTACCGGCTTCCTGGTTTACGCGCTTGGCGGCCAGTTTCGCATCAAATAGAATGGGCGTCATGGTGGCCACAAACTTGGCCGGAGTTTCGCCGGGCAGCAAAGGCAGCGCCTGCTCGTTTACGCTGTACACCAGGTTTTTGAAGTAATCGGGAGTAAACTCCGGTACAAACTTGCGGGTGGAGTAGTGATGATGGATACCATTGGAAAACCACACGCGCTTGGCGTACACGTTAAAGCGCGTGGCCTGCTCTACTTCCTGGGTGTTGGTAGTAGCAGCCAGGCGCTCCTGGTTGGCTTCCCAGAGGGCTTCCACGGTGCGGCGCACCCGCAGGTTTTCCTTGTAGTTCTGGTCGTAGATAATGTCGCGGCCACTCAGCGCCGCTTCATACAAATAGTAGAGCAACTCTTTTTGCTGGGGCTCCAGCTTCTCAAAGCCAGGTACTTCGTAGCGCAGAATGCGCAGGTCGGCAAACTGCTCGCTTACTACCTGAAAAGGGGTGGCTACCGGAGCCGCGGGTGTGGCGGGTGCCGGAGTAGCGGGCGTAGCCGGAGCGGTGGTAACTTCTGGGGTGGTAGTAACGGTGGGCGCTGAGCTGGCACAGCCGCTAAGCTGGGCCGCTACCAAAAAGGCCGCAGCCGATAAGAGAGGACGGGACATACGTAGAATAAGGGGATGAACTAACAGGCAAACAGACTGCGGGCTTAGCGCAAAGCAACACATTCCCGGCCCCGAAAACAACCAGCCAAGGCCCTAGCGCTGGGAGGGTGGCGCTGGGCTCAGGGAGCGAATGGTGCTGAGTCGGTCCAGCTTACCGGAGGCCGTGGTACGGAACTGCGGGGCGTATATGATGCCACGGGGCCGCTCGTAGCGGTCCAGCCGCTCGGTGAGCAGCGTGAGTAGCTGCTTTTCCTGGGCGGCGGGCAGCGGTTTGCCTTCCACAAAGGCCGTTACCTGCTCGCCGAGGCGGCTATCCGGCTGGCCGGCCACAAAGGCCCGGCGCCCACTAATGCCCAGCTCCATGAGGGCTACTTCCAGCACTTTTTCCACCTTCTCGGCCTGCACTTTCACGCCCCCGGAGTTTATCACGAAGTCGGCGCGGCCCAGCCACTCAAAAGTGTGCTCGTCCAGGAAATGTACCCGGTCGTTGGTGGTGATGAACACGTCGTTGGTTACGTCGGCGCGCACCGTGAGGCAGCCCCGTTTATCCTGGCCCACGCCAATGCCGGAGAGTACCCGGTAGTAAGGAGAAGCATCGGGGCCGTTGAGGCGGCGCAGGGCAATGTGGGAGGCCGTTTCCGTCATGCCGTAGGTGAGGTAGACGGGCGCTTCCAGCGTTTGCAGAGCTTTTTCCAGACTGGTTTCTACGGTTGCGCCGCCCACCAGAATGGCTTTCATTTTATCCAGCCGGGGCGCGTGGCCAGCTTCCAGCACGGCGCGCAGCTGCAGGGGCACGAAGGATGCAAAATCGAACTGGGCGGTGGCGGGCACCAGGGCCAAAGGGTCGGCGTGGGGCTCTACTATGGTGAGGTGCATGCGGCGCTCAAAGGCGCGCACCAGCATCATGAGCCCGCCCACAAACTCGCAGTTCAGGCACACCAGCATTCGGTCGCCGGGGCCCAGATCGAAGTAGTCGCCGGTGCGGTTGGCGGAGGCAGCCAGCTGCCGGCGCGACATGGTCACCAACTGTGGCTTGCCCGTGGAGCCGGAGGTGCGCAGCCCAAACTCCTGGGCCCCGTTCAGCCACTGGCGGCAGAAGTCCAGCACCTTGCCCTCGTAGCCGTTCAGGTCGCTGGGGACGTTGGTGGGGTATTGCTGAATATCGGCGTAGCGGAATTCGCGGCCGTTGAGCAGGAGGGAGTCTGGGAGGGTGGTAGACATAGGAGCAGTAGCAAGTACCTGTATACTGGCTGCCGCAAAAGTAGGATATGAAGTTGGGAATCCCGGACTACTTATTCCAGGTTATTGGTTAAGCCGTCTTTCCAGGAGTAATATAGCCCTTGAGAGAAAATGGTATCAAGGTTACGCTTATGGATTGTTGGAAATTGCTCCTGCATAAATGCATAATAGTCAGACCGTAAACGGCCCTCGCTAACCTTCAAATTGCGGGATTTAGCTGCTTCCAGAGAGGTTTGAATAAACGCCAGGTCTTTATCCATAATGTCTCTGCTAATGGTATTGTAGCTATCTAATTCTGCAGGGGATAAAAAGGCAAATTTCCCTGAAAGCCTTTTCTGAATTGGCGACAGCCAGTCTTGGCCCCATTCTAAAGCAAGTTTCACGGAGGCATTCAGTATATCCTCCGGGGCGGCTGTTTCCTGCGTAGCCGGTTTTGCCGGAGTAAATGGCTTTTCAGTTGTGAATAAACGGCTTAACCACTTTCTTACAACGTTTATAAATGGCCAGCTATAGAGGATAATAACTAAGGCTAATAAAATCCACATTATGGCAGCGTATCCTCTGAATGCTTAAATAGTCACGCTGTTGTTTTGGCTTGGCGGGCTCCCAAGCAGTAAGCCAGATTGTCAACGCTCAAAACACACAGAGGACCAAATTACTAGGTTGCTATGACGGCGGAAGCAGCTACCATCGTCATATAGTAATTAGCACAGTGAACGGTAGTGAGCAGAAGAAAGGCTTTCATTTCCAGTGCCTCAAATTCCTCTGTAGCAGAGAGTGTGTAGTCGTAGTTGAAGGAGCTCCATTTAAAAGCGGGCTGCACTGCCAATAACTCCTGCTCATTTTTGTCTATTAGAACAAAGGTGTTCTTGAGCATGCTTTTCTGCTTGAACAGGAAGGCTTTACCGTTGAATTTCGACTTAATAACAATAGTGCCATTCCAATGCATCTTGAAATCAAGGAGCACCTTCTGCTGATCTTTAAACTCGATAGTAGTGCCCCATACTCCCTTGGGCTTAATTTGAAAAGAGGAGTTATCTGCCAGCGTCACCTCGGCTTCA carries:
- a CDS encoding sensor histidine kinase — encoded protein: MSASALPLPETTLPPLLAPRTWLRVLMMLLLLSVVITAFSCTQCWGDWERLLITFIITFAYSTGLWLTNGFAVDWLNRYASWKESLTRRLVLTLLVSLGGSLLVIVAINAAWRIILMDATLASLVSKPEWSGYAFPLLITVICSLIMHSRSFLLSWREALVRNERLQKEMAQAEAETLRQQLDPHFLFNSLNALTSLVEEQPQLAVRFIRQLSQVYRYVLAARGREVVSLRDELEFAKSFLFLQRIRYGEALQVTLPPLSSISPQAVVPPLSLQLLLENALKHNVATSSQPLQVAIELDEAGRHLRVRNSLRPRRVAPGECAGIGLPNLTGRYRHLTTEPVQIVRSDTEFVVTLPVLELTTA
- a CDS encoding HAD family hydrolase, encoding MPAPVLIAFDADDTLWPNQPHFDYAEAQLYTLLTHYADAGTLGRHFYEVQRQNMHLFGYGAKSFMLSMIETIIQLTEGAVTGTEIHHILTEGKRLLDFPIELLPGVPEVLNTLRQRGQRLMLLTKGDLFDQESKLARSGLGDYFDHVEIVSEKNEATYQRILSRYQVLPENFIMIGNSLKSDILPVARLGARAVHVPYHTTWAMEEVPAEELAGIPFHRITALSEVLQLLK
- a CDS encoding LytR/AlgR family response regulator transcription factor, giving the protein MRVLILEDEYPAAERLQRLLSQAAPEAQIVAQLDTVTGAVEWLQTHPAPDLILADIHLADGISLDVFDQLVVSSPVIFTTAYDQYALQAFKTHSVDYLLKPIKLTELQAALQKLRQWHRPAASEVAQQLQPLLNTSASSPAPKTRFLVRQGEQLLPIHTTDIAWFQSRHETVTLVTRSGQRYLIDYTLEQLEQVLDAHQFFRLNRQFIAQLPAVQRLHPHFNGKLKLDLHPAPADEVLVSREKAGAVKSWLEGE
- a CDS encoding LytR/AlgR family response regulator transcription factor; this translates as MNAFIIEDEPLAARRLTDLLRRQEQPVNVLATADTVEAAVVLLETASTPPDVLFLDIHLADGLSFELFEKTPVRCPVIFTTAYDQYALRAFKVNSIDYLLKPIDAEELGAALQKLRSLRGASSAAAPAPVFDAALLTQVLQQLQPQQQQYKKQFVVKVGEHLKVIPVEQISYFFSQEKATFLQTRESRRFVLDQTLEQLEKLLDPRQFFRLNRAYFVQHDAIQDIIHYTNSRLKTTLKPASPEGDVLVSRERVPAFRAWLER
- a CDS encoding sensor histidine kinase → MNDRRFLLLGIPILSILVMLPRGLLHISSLTQFLIAWPISMGFTACFWLTGRALWRYLFRRYPRVEQTRKRLWLLAIINTLITAVVTLVLGSIEAHSHGGQLSIPTFFFEFGLNMVPTVVVQLIYESWNFFRQWEENVRRAEQLQSASQRAQLEALQQQLDPHFLFNSLNTLSAFIEPENEPAQQFVEQLADVYRYVLLSREQSTVPLRDELAFVEAYVALQKARLRDNLQVEIQVPPTLLDQHVAPLSVQLLLENALKHNEASRQYPLQVEVSAHDGWLVVHNVRRPRTTLAPGTGMGLRNIRERYALLAPQLPVQVLDTATDFTVHLPLLPATANAHSLAGTA
- a CDS encoding chloramphenicol acetyltransferase, whose amino-acid sequence is MKQPIDLSTWNRREHFAFFSAFNEPFFGVVAEVDGARAYQRAKAAGESFFQHYLHAALKAVNQVEAMRYRIEEGQVYLYDQIHVSATLTRADNTFAFSFVPYAESLAAFTGGLRQEMEAVADSTGLRLSDSAARPDVIHFSAIPWIAFTGLTHARHFAYPDSVPKISVGRYRRECEKLLMPVAVNVHHGLADGYHVGLFLEAFQRELDGLG
- a CDS encoding alpha/beta fold hydrolase, coding for MNSLFRSALVLFGLMFLLSQPLQLQASALTNGTTPVTTSDGVALYVRVAGKGTPCVFVHGGPGAGSYGFEKLAGQPLEEKLQMIYVDQRGSGRSASDAKLNYSLERQVEDLEEIRQQLHLEKWVVMAHSFGGIIATAYAQKYPQHVQALILVNSILNLPAAMESTTSYGYNLLPAATRPPLDAAAPLPQRYFMVLAMLQQQKLYNQLQYASDSTAARVNRVMKDQTSNHDFAANMFKAPGRYVQDFTPATASLTMPVLVLTGQQDYMTGPEHYKSFRFPQQRVVVLPGKHMPFLDNPKEFNQAVQGFVRKLPRR